GAGAGAGAGGCcgagggcgagagagcgagagcgagagcagcGAGGAGAGGGAAAACGAGGAGCGGAAGCGAGacgaggcgagagagcgagagaggcgagagagcgagagaagagcgagaagagcgagagagtgagagagagcgagagagagcgagagagagatttcaTCTTCAATGTGAAAGAGAGCCAGCCAGCGAGTAGAGTCATGTCTCAGTCCCAGTTGCAGCACCTGTGGTCAGGCGTCTCCAGTATGAAGCTGTTGGTGTGGTTGTCTATGAGGATGCTCCCCATATCTCCTCCGTACAGGCTGGAGCGGGGCGTGGACAGGCAGCTGGAGCGGCCAGAGTTCAGACAGGACGACCGGTTGGAGCCGGGGATGTTCATGGGAGACGGGGCCAGAGAGGAGCGCTGACGCATCAGGTTAACGTTTTTCACAGTCTCAAACACACGCTTGGGGTGcaacctacacacacataccatagacacacacacacacacacacacacacacacacacacacacacacacacacacacacacacacacacacacacacacacacacacacacacacacacacacacacacacacacacacacaatatcagcATAGCTCTAAAATGGGGTTAGATGTACTTCAGTAGATATTGTTATTGAATGAGGGCCTACTTCTGCTCTTCCACTTCCGGGTCATCCATAGCCAGCCCCTTCCTCATGGTGCCCTCAATCTCAGCAGCTAGAGAGTCCTGGGAGGACAGACaataataatactagtaatgaTGATGAGTAAATAAACCCTAATGCCAAActgacattgtaaataaaacccTAATGCCAAACTGACATTGTAAATAAACCCTAATGCCAAACTGACATTGTAAATAAACCCTAATGCAAACTGACATTGTAAATAAACCCAATGCCAAACTGACATTGTAAATAAACCCTAATGCCAAACTGACATTGTAAATAAACCCTAATGCCAAACTGACATTGTAAATAAACCCTAATGCCAAACTGACATTGTAAATAAACCCTAATGCCAAACTGACATTGTAAATAAACCCTAATGCCAAACTGACATTGTAAATAAACCCTAATGCCAAACTGACATTGTAAATAAACCCTAATGCCAAACTGACATTGTAAATAAACCCTAATGCCAAACTGACATTGTAAATAAACCCTAATGCCAAACTGACATTGTAAATAAACCCTAATGCCAAACTGACATTGTAAATAAACCCTAATGCCAAACTGACATTGTAAACCCTAATGCCAAACTGACATTGTAAACCCTAATGCCAAACTGacggagtgaaaacctacaggagggtatctctcctggaacagggttggagtgaaaacctacaggagggtcactctccaggaacagagttggagtgaaaacctacaggagggtatctctcctagaacagggttggagtgaaaacctacaggagggtatctctccaggaacagggttggagtgaatacctacaggagggtatctctccaggaacagggttggagtgaaaacctacaggagggtatctctccaggaacagggttggagtgaaaacctacaggagggtatctctccaggaatagggttagagacccATGTTCTAGAGAGACTATGTGACTGAATTGGGTTAATTTGTTAGAGAATCTTCTCGGCCCCAAAAACAGCCAATCGATTCTGGACAAACAAAACAAGACAGGATCCATCACACGGACGTAACAGGGTTACATGGGAACTAACCCAGCCTGTTAATCCTACTGTAAACACCTCAAAACATGACTTCTCTCTACAGGGTCAATACcagccatctcctcctccccacagaccACATTCACTACAGCTAGACGCTAATACAGACAAGAAGTCTCTCTACGTTAAATTTACATCACAGTTCTGGGGCTGGGGAGTTACGACGTGGCCAGGGCCTGGGGCCAGGGCATTAGGGTTACCTCCCTGCTCCTCACTGGTGGTGA
The Oncorhynchus gorbuscha isolate QuinsamMale2020 ecotype Even-year unplaced genomic scaffold, OgorEven_v1.0 Un_scaffold_20563, whole genome shotgun sequence genome window above contains:
- the LOC124031055 gene encoding trafficking kinesin-binding protein 1-like, with product MDFLSSGFVFNPIPQVSDGNSIVYAEGDSLAAEIEGTMRKGLAMDDPEVEEQKLHPKRVFETVKNVNLMRQRSSLAPSPMNIPGSNRSSCLNSGRSSCLSTPRSSLYGGDMGSILIDNHTNSFILETPDHRCCNWD